Proteins found in one Gimesia chilikensis genomic segment:
- a CDS encoding DUF1559 domain-containing protein yields the protein MLTRRRTPRGFTLIELLVVIAIIAILIALLLPAVQQAREAARRTQCKNNLKQIGLAVHNYADVYNALPNANCGISDTSGGSLFVSILPFIDQANAYSLFDFNQSNSSTHNVNVTSQQLPFYLCPSSPMRRAVPSCSSDSGRAPGHYAVCGGTEDYNIYWTTGSPDPMPVQNGAIVYTESTVGKVRFRDITDGTSTTLMVGETAYNLPDYKFSSGSCSGESRYSFTYWSNPYPGSAVCFTASDFNPHDIADDSIFDSEWRKSFRSDHVGGVQFVFVDGSVHFISENIDADLLDALATRNGGEVIGEF from the coding sequence CTGGTCGTGATCGCTATTATCGCGATCCTGATCGCACTATTACTCCCCGCCGTCCAGCAGGCCCGTGAAGCCGCCCGCCGGACCCAATGTAAAAACAACCTCAAACAGATCGGCCTGGCCGTTCACAACTATGCCGACGTCTACAACGCTCTACCCAACGCCAACTGTGGCATCAGCGATACGAGTGGAGGCAGCCTGTTTGTTTCCATCCTCCCGTTCATCGACCAGGCAAATGCCTACAGCCTGTTTGATTTCAATCAGTCCAACTCATCCACTCACAACGTCAATGTGACCTCACAACAGTTGCCATTCTATCTGTGCCCGAGTTCTCCCATGAGACGCGCCGTACCCAGCTGCTCAAGTGACAGTGGTCGTGCCCCCGGACACTATGCGGTCTGTGGAGGGACAGAAGACTACAATATCTACTGGACCACAGGTTCCCCGGACCCGATGCCCGTTCAGAATGGTGCCATTGTTTATACGGAAAGCACTGTTGGAAAAGTTCGTTTCAGAGACATCACCGATGGCACCAGCACAACTTTGATGGTTGGTGAAACCGCCTATAACCTGCCGGATTATAAATTCAGCTCTGGTAGCTGTTCTGGTGAATCACGCTACTCCTTCACCTACTGGTCCAACCCCTACCCGGGGTCGGCAGTCTGTTTTACTGCATCTGATTTTAACCCTCATGATATCGCCGACGACTCCATCTTTGACAGCGAATGGAGAAAATCATTCCGCAGTGACCATGTCGGCGGCGTACAGTTCGTCTTTGTCGATGGCTCGGTACACTTTATCTCCGAAAACATTGATGCCGACCTGCTGGATGCCCTGGCAACCCGAAACGGCGGGGAGGTGATCGGTGAATTCTAA
- a CDS encoding DUF3386 family protein, which translates to MPFRQKITRELKQWGLAGLIVLLALSATMEWTPAREQESTDSQQEKAAATKMYQKVREARATWRDFPGFTADVTVCYNGKCTTGKLVADNQFKIKLTLQDESLSEWSLPKLQSVIGHRKYHQQKPIPATFADQEVDHPLGRLVNIDGKNVSFRLQGDVMTEVHRRSDKSWFTISTLDVLRTKENETLPQVTSVTYRNPQTGEILSNRSNTFAFTRVGKFDLPTTMLTVECGEKFDRNVGSIKLTNHRLLTDSALSQTN; encoded by the coding sequence ATGCCGTTTCGCCAAAAAATCACGCGAGAACTCAAACAATGGGGCCTGGCTGGCCTGATCGTTTTGCTGGCTCTCTCTGCCACCATGGAATGGACGCCTGCCCGGGAACAGGAATCGACCGATTCCCAGCAGGAAAAAGCAGCCGCGACCAAGATGTACCAGAAGGTCAGGGAAGCCCGGGCGACCTGGCGTGACTTTCCCGGTTTTACGGCAGATGTCACCGTCTGCTACAATGGGAAGTGCACCACCGGGAAACTCGTCGCAGACAATCAGTTCAAAATCAAGCTGACGCTGCAGGACGAATCACTTTCTGAGTGGAGCCTGCCCAAGCTGCAATCCGTGATTGGACATCGGAAATACCATCAGCAGAAACCAATCCCCGCCACGTTCGCTGATCAGGAAGTCGATCATCCACTCGGTCGCCTGGTCAACATTGACGGCAAGAACGTTTCGTTTCGCCTGCAGGGGGATGTCATGACAGAAGTCCATCGCCGTTCTGATAAATCGTGGTTTACGATTTCCACGCTGGACGTTCTGCGGACCAAAGAGAACGAAACGCTCCCGCAGGTCACTTCCGTGACTTACCGCAATCCCCAGACAGGCGAAATTCTGTCCAACCGCAGCAATACGTTTGCCTTCACCCGGGTCGGCAAGTTCGACCTGCCCACAACCATGCTGACCGTAGAATGTGGCGAAAAATTCGATCGCAACGTCGGTTCCATCAAGCTTACGAACCACCGCCTGCTGACCGACTCTGCACTCTCACAAACTAACTGA
- a CDS encoding PQQ-binding-like beta-propeller repeat protein codes for MVSCTHRLFVTGLILLLLVGCTKTTPVEEISVQSSGVSLSDSDVPDLSDVWPGWRGPERNGHAPDQDLPVQWNASRNVVWRTDIPGRGHGSPIVVGDQVMLATADDADQEQMVIAYNRKDGTVLWETVVHQGGFPSDGELHKKGTNANGSLLCDGERIFAAFLNSGKVIATALDLEGNQLWQQELGAFNSKFGYAPSPLLYKSFVIIAADNRGGGYIAALDRQTGKIAWRVARPAVSTYSSPIVAHVGGRDQLLISGCDRVASYDPATGKENWSTPCLAEATCGTIVTADDKIFASGGYPKRETVGLSAEGKLLWTDKTKVYEPSLLADGKYVYGVTDDGIAYCWSAGSGEVMWRNRLRGSFSASPILCNGLIYVSNLSGETFIFKATPDGYEEVGFNKIGDDCYASPAVADGELFLRIGKEQGGKRQEQLVCLAKMSESKAAETDQAR; via the coding sequence ATGGTTTCCTGCACGCACCGCTTATTTGTGACCGGCCTGATTTTATTGCTGCTGGTCGGCTGCACCAAAACGACTCCCGTTGAAGAAATCTCTGTCCAGTCCAGCGGTGTCTCCCTGAGTGATTCTGACGTTCCCGATCTGTCGGATGTCTGGCCAGGCTGGCGCGGACCGGAACGAAATGGACACGCCCCGGACCAGGACCTGCCCGTCCAGTGGAACGCGTCCAGGAATGTAGTCTGGCGTACGGATATTCCCGGACGCGGACACGGCTCTCCCATCGTGGTTGGTGACCAGGTGATGCTGGCCACCGCCGATGATGCGGATCAGGAGCAGATGGTGATCGCCTATAACCGCAAGGATGGCACCGTGCTTTGGGAAACCGTCGTGCATCAAGGGGGCTTCCCCTCTGACGGGGAACTGCATAAAAAAGGAACCAATGCGAACGGAAGTCTGCTCTGCGACGGTGAGCGGATCTTTGCTGCCTTCCTGAATTCAGGAAAAGTCATCGCGACAGCACTGGATCTAGAGGGGAATCAGCTCTGGCAGCAGGAACTGGGGGCCTTTAATTCCAAGTTTGGATATGCTCCATCTCCCCTGCTCTACAAATCATTCGTAATCATTGCCGCCGACAACCGGGGGGGCGGATACATTGCTGCCCTGGATCGTCAGACGGGCAAGATTGCCTGGCGGGTCGCGCGACCGGCGGTGAGTACCTATTCCAGCCCGATCGTGGCGCATGTAGGGGGACGGGATCAACTGCTGATCAGCGGCTGTGACAGAGTGGCCAGCTATGACCCGGCTACGGGAAAGGAAAACTGGAGCACTCCTTGTCTGGCAGAAGCAACCTGCGGGACGATTGTGACTGCCGACGACAAAATCTTTGCCAGCGGCGGTTATCCCAAGCGGGAAACGGTGGGGCTCTCGGCGGAGGGGAAACTGCTCTGGACGGATAAGACCAAAGTCTATGAGCCTTCCCTGCTGGCGGACGGCAAATATGTGTACGGTGTGACCGATGACGGGATTGCCTACTGCTGGTCGGCCGGATCGGGAGAGGTCATGTGGCGGAACCGGCTGCGGGGTTCTTTCAGTGCGTCACCGATTTTGTGCAACGGGTTGATCTATGTTTCGAATCTGTCGGGAGAGACGTTTATCTTCAAAGCGACTCCTGACGGATACGAAGAAGTCGGCTTCAACAAGATTGGTGATGACTGCTACGCGAGTCCCGCGGTGGCGGATGGCGAACTGTTCCTGCGGATTGGCAAAGAACAGGGAGGCAAACGACAGGAGCAACTGGTCTGTCTGGCAAAGATGTCTGAATCCAAAGCTGCCGAAACCGACCAGGCCAGGTAA
- a CDS encoding outer membrane protein assembly factor BamB family protein, producing MPRNHKLAQTLLAVCVLTTITTANASDTWTGFRGTGSNISSARDLPLKWSADQGIRWKQAVPGYGQSSPVIWKNQVFVTSIEGPQQETCLLHSYDLTSGKLNWTKEFKASQTRKSTSMVSRAAPTPAVDGQGIYAFYESGDVFACKHDGSPLWHRSLVKDYGAFVSNHGIGNSVAQTADQLFVLTAHDGPSYLLSLNKKTGETNWKTDREEGVAWTSPVVADRAGTAEIIVSARGTVNGYQGLTGELLWTMSGISGNTIPSASVFEDYVLIGASTSRRNPGSANASDSNCCLRLVTKEGKPGYKVLWKAEKAVSYYCTPLAYEGCAYFVNKVGVVFCLDLKTGKQNYAQRLSGPCWSSPLAADDQIYFFTKKGITDVIAPGPQFKLIASNELLADSADTEKSKTAPGQQDKPKSGYAEAGPLAVYGTAAVDQALLIRTGTELFCIGSSEK from the coding sequence GTGCCCAGGAATCATAAATTAGCTCAAACTTTGCTGGCAGTCTGCGTGCTGACAACCATCACGACTGCGAATGCCTCAGACACCTGGACCGGTTTTCGCGGCACAGGCTCGAATATTTCCTCAGCCCGCGATCTGCCACTGAAATGGTCTGCCGACCAGGGAATTCGCTGGAAGCAGGCAGTCCCCGGCTATGGTCAGTCTTCGCCTGTGATCTGGAAAAATCAGGTCTTCGTTACATCTATCGAAGGTCCACAACAGGAAACCTGCCTGCTGCACTCGTATGATCTCACCTCGGGAAAATTGAACTGGACGAAAGAGTTCAAAGCCAGCCAGACCAGGAAATCAACTTCTATGGTCTCCCGTGCCGCACCGACTCCTGCAGTTGACGGGCAGGGGATCTATGCGTTCTATGAAAGTGGTGATGTCTTCGCCTGCAAGCATGATGGCTCACCACTCTGGCATCGTTCGCTCGTGAAAGATTACGGTGCATTCGTCAGTAACCATGGCATCGGAAACTCAGTGGCCCAGACAGCAGATCAACTATTCGTGCTGACTGCCCACGATGGTCCCTCCTATCTGTTATCTCTCAACAAGAAAACCGGCGAAACCAACTGGAAGACCGATCGAGAGGAAGGAGTCGCCTGGACTTCCCCCGTCGTTGCCGATCGTGCTGGTACAGCGGAAATCATTGTCAGTGCCCGCGGTACTGTGAATGGCTACCAGGGATTGACCGGAGAGCTACTCTGGACCATGTCCGGCATCAGCGGCAATACGATCCCCTCTGCGTCAGTCTTTGAAGATTACGTGCTCATTGGTGCGTCCACCAGTCGCCGAAATCCAGGGAGCGCGAATGCCAGCGATTCCAACTGCTGCCTCCGACTTGTGACCAAGGAGGGGAAACCGGGTTACAAAGTGCTCTGGAAAGCAGAAAAAGCAGTCTCCTATTACTGCACACCGCTGGCGTATGAGGGTTGCGCTTACTTCGTCAACAAGGTCGGCGTGGTCTTCTGTCTCGACCTCAAAACCGGAAAGCAGAACTACGCCCAAAGGCTCTCCGGGCCCTGCTGGAGTTCGCCCCTGGCGGCCGATGACCAGATCTATTTCTTCACCAAAAAAGGCATCACTGACGTCATCGCCCCGGGACCGCAGTTTAAACTCATCGCGTCCAATGAACTCCTGGCGGACTCTGCAGACACAGAGAAATCCAAAACCGCTCCGGGACAGCAGGACAAACCCAAATCCGGATATGCGGAAGCAGGTCCCCTCGCTGTTTATGGAACCGCAGCCGTCGACCAGGCCCTGCTGATTCGCACCGGCACCGAACTGTTCTGTATTGGTTCATCTGAAAAATAA
- a CDS encoding GNAT family N-acetyltransferase: protein MNSITVRQAVLSDLDDLVPLFNSYRQFYRQQSDLQAARDFLSARFNHGESVLFIAYQGETPVGFTQLYPGFSSISLARTFILNDLFVAPEGRRQGVGTALLSAAIAYARELQAVRLTLSTEMTNETAQALYQTEGWKRDEQYFVYHYSL from the coding sequence ATGAATTCGATCACCGTCAGACAAGCCGTTCTTTCAGATCTTGATGATCTCGTCCCCCTGTTTAACAGCTACCGCCAGTTCTATCGGCAGCAAAGTGATCTGCAGGCGGCACGCGACTTTCTTTCAGCCCGCTTCAACCATGGTGAATCGGTTCTGTTCATTGCGTATCAGGGAGAAACGCCCGTCGGTTTTACCCAGTTATATCCTGGATTTTCCTCGATCTCGCTTGCTCGGACATTCATCTTAAATGATCTGTTTGTAGCCCCAGAAGGTCGACGGCAGGGGGTGGGAACAGCATTACTCTCCGCCGCCATCGCGTATGCTCGGGAACTCCAGGCGGTTCGACTGACCCTTTCCACAGAGATGACGAACGAAACCGCACAAGCCCTGTATCAGACCGAGGGCTGGAAGCGGGACGAACAGTACTTCGTCTACCACTATTCCCTCTGA
- a CDS encoding DUF4198 domain-containing protein, translated as MKRLKFSAAMLCLLAVVATNQAYAHFLWLLPQAEGKNNAAKVQLYFGEVAEPDDPDLLKRLTSIKVWEKQQKGKLQTYSLTAGDDSLFITPEPKGAGKAAYGLNHTYGVITRGESNFLLKYYAKTFPQKSQQVWNKITCAEQLPLEIIPTLKGEEVTLQVNLNGKPLAGAEVKVIGPETTSETVTASTNDQGQYQFKLSKGLYSIRAKHVEEKAGEHKGDKYDSIRHYSTLTLPYVPVAEKTETTAVDSKYPQLPDAISSFGAAVSGDYLYVYSGHTGRAHQHSADNLSQNFQRLNLKQPRNWETLPLKTPLQGLAMAPHGESVYRVGGLSVTNKKGEESLMESLPSVERFEPGKNSWEPVTAMPNGRSSHDAVFLGDQLYVVGGWQMRKGDESIWQDNMLVFDAAADKPAWKSIKQPFQRRALSAAAHEGKIYAMGGIDADGDISHEVDVYDTQTGKWSKGPELPGSTMNGFGTTAWSLGGQLYFSGMDGGVFQLDQKNNQWKQVGSLATPRFFHRLLPDGNGGLLAIGGASRKGHLKTIEQIQLN; from the coding sequence ATGAAAAGACTCAAATTTTCCGCCGCCATGCTCTGCCTGCTGGCAGTCGTCGCGACAAATCAGGCATACGCCCATTTCCTCTGGCTGCTTCCCCAGGCCGAAGGCAAGAATAACGCTGCCAAAGTACAGCTCTACTTTGGTGAGGTCGCCGAACCCGATGATCCCGATCTGCTGAAACGACTCACCAGCATCAAAGTCTGGGAGAAACAGCAGAAAGGCAAACTGCAGACCTACTCCCTGACAGCAGGCGATGACTCGCTGTTCATCACTCCCGAACCCAAAGGAGCCGGTAAAGCCGCTTATGGGCTGAATCACACCTATGGCGTGATCACGCGCGGCGAGAGCAACTTCCTGCTCAAGTACTACGCCAAAACATTCCCGCAGAAAAGTCAGCAGGTCTGGAATAAAATCACCTGTGCTGAGCAGCTCCCCCTGGAAATTATCCCGACACTCAAGGGGGAAGAAGTCACCCTGCAGGTCAACCTGAACGGCAAACCGCTGGCTGGCGCAGAGGTCAAAGTCATCGGTCCTGAAACCACCAGCGAAACGGTCACCGCCAGCACAAACGACCAGGGTCAGTACCAGTTCAAACTCAGCAAAGGTCTGTATTCGATCCGCGCTAAACACGTGGAAGAAAAAGCAGGCGAACATAAAGGGGACAAGTACGACAGCATCCGTCACTACTCCACACTGACGCTCCCTTACGTGCCCGTAGCCGAAAAAACGGAAACGACTGCTGTCGACAGCAAATATCCTCAGCTGCCCGATGCCATTTCCAGCTTCGGTGCCGCCGTCAGTGGAGACTACCTCTACGTCTATTCCGGCCACACCGGACGCGCCCATCAGCACAGTGCCGACAACCTTTCGCAGAACTTTCAGCGGCTCAACCTCAAGCAGCCCAGGAACTGGGAAACGCTGCCGCTCAAAACTCCCTTACAGGGCCTGGCCATGGCACCTCACGGAGAAAGCGTCTATCGGGTCGGTGGTCTGTCGGTCACAAACAAAAAGGGAGAAGAATCCCTGATGGAATCGCTGCCCAGTGTGGAACGCTTTGAACCCGGCAAAAACAGCTGGGAACCAGTCACCGCAATGCCCAACGGACGCTCCTCACATGACGCTGTCTTCCTGGGAGACCAGCTCTACGTTGTGGGTGGCTGGCAGATGCGAAAAGGGGATGAATCGATCTGGCAGGATAACATGCTGGTCTTCGATGCTGCTGCAGACAAACCCGCATGGAAATCCATTAAGCAACCCTTCCAGCGTCGGGCTCTCTCCGCTGCTGCCCACGAAGGGAAAATCTACGCTATGGGAGGCATCGATGCTGACGGCGATATCAGCCACGAAGTCGATGTCTACGACACCCAGACCGGCAAATGGTCCAAAGGACCGGAACTGCCCGGCAGTACCATGAACGGCTTTGGTACCACCGCCTGGAGCCTGGGTGGCCAGCTCTACTTCAGTGGTATGGATGGCGGTGTTTTCCAGTTGGATCAGAAGAACAACCAATGGAAACAGGTGGGCTCCCTGGCCACACCTCGTTTCTTCCATCGTCTGCTCCCTGACGGGAACGGCGGTCTGCTCGCGATCGGAGGCGCTTCACGCAAAGGGCACCTCAAAACGATCGAGCAGATTCAGTTGAATTAA
- a CDS encoding tetratricopeptide repeat protein: METQQTLQVAIDLFRQGLHYQALDQITQLHAVDPDAGKAWELKGLIEDSLSWHNTSIHSLETATTLMPLSASGQYVLAKNYLETGKTALAQSVFTILLQRDDIPDRLLPALSSYLGRHSEMKHLALQACRKAVRRDPDQADSWLGMAHFMNQLGYPQRQVASVLRKAVSLDPENRHYRLALSNLLEHMGQFDEAYRVVKQISRSELQQIRCSSCLERLMAIFQDANDQIRYDICRNKLLQLQSPTQSERGPFVRNRLPKPPRQIRH; this comes from the coding sequence ATGGAAACACAGCAAACACTTCAGGTGGCCATCGATCTGTTTCGGCAGGGACTGCATTACCAGGCTCTGGACCAGATCACTCAGTTGCACGCCGTTGATCCCGATGCCGGAAAAGCCTGGGAACTCAAAGGACTGATTGAAGACTCGCTCAGCTGGCACAACACCTCGATCCATTCACTCGAAACGGCAACCACACTCATGCCGCTCTCCGCTTCCGGGCAATACGTTCTGGCTAAGAACTACCTGGAAACCGGCAAAACGGCTCTGGCACAGTCGGTCTTCACCATCCTCTTACAACGCGATGACATTCCGGATCGGCTGCTCCCCGCACTCTCGTCCTACCTGGGTCGGCACTCCGAGATGAAACATCTGGCGCTGCAGGCCTGCCGCAAAGCAGTCCGCCGCGATCCGGATCAGGCCGATTCCTGGCTGGGGATGGCCCACTTTATGAATCAACTCGGTTATCCGCAGCGACAGGTTGCCAGCGTTCTCCGCAAGGCAGTCAGTCTGGATCCGGAAAACCGACATTACAGACTCGCACTGAGCAATCTCCTCGAACACATGGGACAGTTCGACGAGGCCTACCGCGTTGTCAAACAGATCAGTCGCTCAGAATTACAGCAGATCCGCTGTAGCAGCTGCCTGGAAAGGCTCATGGCCATTTTTCAAGATGCGAACGATCAGATTCGTTACGACATCTGCCGGAACAAACTGCTGCAACTGCAATCCCCCACACAATCAGAGAGAGGCCCGTTCGTCCGAAATCGCCTGCCGAAGCCTCCTCGACAGATACGCCATTGA
- a CDS encoding Rrf2 family transcriptional regulator, whose translation MNMISQTEEYALRAMTCLAFRYPDYMTRDQLFEVTQVPHAYLPKIMLELNRTGLIRSQRGHNGGYTLLRDPGETSLLDIINAVNTTSLRETLSQTDSVSTEISQLHQHLLNSFSMLETTLNQTSLADLVTPPAPPHLKEPSCAQES comes from the coding sequence ATGAATATGATTTCTCAAACCGAAGAGTATGCTCTCAGAGCAATGACCTGTCTGGCGTTTCGTTATCCGGACTATATGACCCGCGATCAGCTGTTTGAAGTCACCCAGGTCCCGCACGCCTACCTGCCCAAAATCATGCTGGAACTCAACCGGACCGGGCTCATCCGCTCGCAGCGTGGCCATAACGGCGGATACACGCTGCTCCGTGATCCCGGTGAAACCAGCCTGCTTGATATTATCAATGCCGTGAATACAACCTCTCTCAGAGAGACGCTTTCCCAGACAGATTCTGTCTCGACCGAGATCAGCCAGTTACACCAGCATCTGCTGAATTCCTTTTCCATGCTGGAAACCACCTTGAATCAGACATCACTGGCAGATCTGGTAACGCCCCCGGCCCCCCCACACCTGAAGGAACCCAGCTGTGCCCAGGAATCATAA
- a CDS encoding 3-keto-disaccharide hydrolase yields the protein MNLKSLCKSGLFSLLVLAVMGTAAVNAGEKKSDKKMNQPPEGFIALFNGKDLSGWIGMNYHIVKGKSPMAVKKMSEKEREELLKKNWEDVLEHWSVEDGELVNDGHGVYLTTAEDFGDFELLLDYKTVAKADSGIYLRGVPQVQIWDTTKEGGKWDRKANLGSGGLFNNKGEGKYPLVHADKPFGEWNHFRIIMKGDKVTVYFNDKLVVDNKKMDNYYEKDQPIYETGPIQLQTHGGEIRFRNVFLKKL from the coding sequence ATGAATTTAAAGTCACTCTGCAAAAGTGGTCTGTTTTCCCTGCTGGTTCTGGCTGTCATGGGAACTGCTGCCGTTAATGCAGGCGAAAAGAAATCCGACAAGAAAATGAATCAGCCTCCGGAAGGCTTTATCGCCCTGTTTAACGGTAAAGATCTGTCCGGCTGGATCGGCATGAATTATCACATCGTCAAAGGGAAAAGCCCGATGGCCGTGAAGAAGATGTCGGAAAAAGAGCGGGAAGAACTGCTCAAAAAGAACTGGGAAGACGTACTGGAACACTGGTCCGTGGAAGATGGGGAACTGGTGAATGACGGTCATGGCGTCTATCTGACGACAGCGGAAGACTTTGGTGACTTCGAACTGCTGCTCGATTACAAGACCGTCGCGAAAGCAGACAGCGGTATCTACTTACGTGGTGTGCCCCAGGTTCAGATCTGGGATACGACCAAAGAAGGTGGTAAATGGGATCGGAAGGCGAACCTGGGTTCCGGTGGTCTGTTCAATAACAAAGGGGAAGGCAAGTATCCGCTGGTACACGCCGATAAACCCTTTGGTGAGTGGAATCACTTCCGGATCATCATGAAGGGGGATAAGGTTACGGTCTACTTCAATGACAAACTCGTTGTAGACAACAAAAAGATGGATAATTATTATGAGAAGGACCAACCGATCTATGAGACGGGGCCAATTCAGCTTCAGACTCATGGCGGTGAAATCCGTTTCAGAAATGTCTTTCTGAAAAAGCTGTAA
- the rimK gene encoding 30S ribosomal protein S6--L-glutamate ligase, with product MKDEKNKQIIGCEEWCAFPDLGIPAIKARVDSGAKTSSIHAFNVQKFRRQGETWVSFEVHPLQNNRRTVVRCERPIVDKRVVKSSSGISETRYVILATLKMGDLAWEIELTLANRDSMGYRMLLGREAMSGRMLVDPALSFCQGQVTSDTLNKHYGKREQTRSGLKIAVLASNQELYSNQRILEAGEERGHEMEFLDIKQCYMKLDAVEPEAHYRGGTILDDLDAVITRIRPSITYYGCALARQFESMNVLTVNTSVAITQSRDKLYSLQLMLKSGINIPTTGFANSPIDTNDLIEMVGGAPLIVKLLEGSQGRGVVLAETRKAAESVINAFKALRANLLVQEFIKEAEGKDLRCFVIDGKVVASIQREAAPGEFRANIHQGGTASIIKITPTERKLAVKASKALGLMIAGVDIIRSKHGPLLLEVNSSPGLEGIEAATGKDIAGMMIAAIEKKLNWKRELSVKRHK from the coding sequence ATGAAAGATGAGAAAAACAAACAGATTATCGGCTGTGAAGAATGGTGCGCCTTCCCCGACCTGGGGATCCCCGCCATCAAAGCCCGTGTGGACTCCGGAGCCAAAACTTCATCCATCCACGCCTTCAACGTTCAGAAGTTCCGCCGCCAGGGGGAAACCTGGGTCAGTTTTGAAGTCCACCCCCTTCAGAATAACCGTCGCACCGTGGTCCGCTGTGAACGTCCCATCGTCGACAAGCGCGTGGTGAAAAGTTCCAGTGGGATTTCGGAAACCCGCTACGTCATCCTGGCGACACTCAAGATGGGTGATCTGGCCTGGGAAATTGAACTCACGCTCGCCAATCGTGATTCCATGGGTTATCGCATGCTGCTGGGCCGCGAAGCGATGAGCGGGCGAATGCTGGTTGATCCCGCCCTCAGTTTCTGTCAGGGGCAGGTCACCAGCGACACATTGAATAAACATTATGGCAAGCGTGAACAGACCCGTAGCGGACTCAAAATCGCGGTGCTCGCCAGTAACCAGGAACTCTACAGCAACCAGCGGATTCTCGAAGCGGGAGAAGAGCGGGGCCATGAGATGGAGTTTCTGGATATCAAACAGTGCTACATGAAACTCGACGCGGTCGAACCCGAGGCTCACTACCGGGGCGGCACCATTCTCGATGACCTCGATGCCGTCATTACCCGCATCCGTCCCAGCATCACCTATTACGGCTGTGCGCTGGCCCGTCAGTTCGAGAGCATGAACGTTCTGACTGTGAATACGTCTGTCGCTATCACCCAGTCCCGCGACAAGCTGTATTCACTGCAGTTGATGCTCAAGAGCGGCATCAACATCCCCACGACCGGCTTTGCCAACTCTCCCATCGATACCAACGACCTGATTGAAATGGTGGGAGGCGCTCCATTGATCGTCAAGCTGCTGGAAGGCTCGCAGGGCCGCGGCGTCGTGCTCGCAGAAACCCGTAAAGCTGCTGAAAGTGTGATCAATGCCTTCAAAGCGCTGCGTGCCAACCTGCTCGTGCAGGAGTTTATCAAAGAAGCCGAAGGGAAGGACCTCCGCTGTTTCGTCATCGATGGCAAGGTCGTCGCGTCCATTCAACGGGAAGCTGCACCGGGTGAATTCCGGGCGAACATTCATCAGGGGGGGACTGCGTCCATCATCAAGATCACACCGACCGAACGAAAGCTGGCGGTGAAAGCATCAAAAGCGCTCGGCCTGATGATTGCCGGCGTCGATATTATTCGCTCCAAACATGGTCCACTGCTGCTCGAAGTTAATTCTTCACCTGGACTCGAAGGGATTGAAGCAGCCACCGGTAAAGACATCGCCGGCATGATGATCGCCGCCATTGAGAAGAAACTCAACTGGAAGCGCGAATTAAGTGTGAAACGTCATAAATAA